A window of Amycolatopsis australiensis contains these coding sequences:
- a CDS encoding long-chain fatty acid--CoA ligase: MLSTMQEGQLSLANLLRHGTSVHSASEVITWTGSEARRESYGDLGRNAARLANALRSLGVTGDQRVGTFMWNNAEHMAAYLAVPAMGAVLHTLNIRLFPEQLVFVANHAEDHVVIVDGTLVPLLAKQLPQFKTVRHVIVANGDAASLEAPDGVEVHSYAELLSGQPDTFDWPDVDERSAAAMCYTSGTTGDPKGVAYSHRSIWLHSMQVCMSDSMNLAQSDKALAIVPMFHAMAWGLPYASLMVGASLLMPDRFLQPAPIAAMLAAEKPTFAGAVPTVWQGLLAHLEAHPQDISHLREVVVGGSAVPPSLMHAFEERHHVSILHAWGMTETSPLGSVARPPAGATGEEAWHYRYTQGRFPASVRARLIDDSGAVLPWDNEAVGELEVQGPWIAGSYYGGAEVDPDKFHDGWLRTGDVGKISPDGYLTLTDRAKDVIKSGGEWISSVDLENQVMGHPAVAEAAVVGIPDEKWDERPLVAVVLKEGQSATPEELRDFLADKVAKWQLPENWTFVDEVPKTSVGKFDKKRIRASYSEGKLDIAQL, from the coding sequence ATGTTGAGCACCATGCAGGAGGGCCAGCTGTCGCTGGCGAACCTGCTCCGCCACGGCACGTCGGTGCACTCGGCGAGCGAAGTCATCACCTGGACCGGTTCAGAAGCCCGTCGCGAGAGCTACGGCGACCTCGGCCGCAACGCCGCCCGGCTCGCGAACGCCCTCCGGAGCCTCGGCGTGACGGGAGACCAGCGCGTCGGCACGTTCATGTGGAACAACGCCGAGCACATGGCCGCCTACCTGGCCGTCCCGGCGATGGGTGCCGTGCTGCACACCCTGAACATCCGGCTGTTCCCCGAGCAGCTGGTCTTCGTGGCCAACCACGCCGAGGACCACGTCGTCATCGTCGACGGCACCCTCGTCCCGCTGCTGGCCAAGCAGCTGCCGCAGTTCAAGACCGTCCGGCACGTCATCGTCGCCAACGGCGACGCGGCGTCTCTCGAAGCGCCGGACGGCGTCGAGGTGCACTCCTACGCCGAACTGCTGTCCGGTCAGCCGGACACGTTCGACTGGCCGGACGTCGACGAGCGTTCCGCGGCCGCGATGTGTTACACGTCGGGCACGACCGGTGACCCCAAGGGTGTCGCCTACTCGCACCGGTCGATCTGGCTGCACTCGATGCAGGTGTGCATGAGCGACAGCATGAACCTGGCGCAGAGCGACAAGGCACTGGCCATCGTGCCGATGTTCCACGCGATGGCGTGGGGCCTGCCGTACGCGTCGCTGATGGTCGGCGCGTCGCTGCTGATGCCGGACCGGTTTCTCCAGCCGGCGCCGATCGCCGCGATGCTGGCCGCCGAGAAACCCACGTTCGCCGGCGCGGTGCCGACCGTCTGGCAGGGCCTGCTCGCCCACCTCGAAGCGCACCCGCAGGACATCTCGCACCTGCGCGAGGTCGTCGTCGGCGGGTCGGCGGTGCCGCCGTCGCTGATGCACGCCTTCGAGGAGCGCCACCACGTCTCGATCCTGCACGCCTGGGGCATGACCGAGACGTCGCCGCTGGGCAGCGTCGCCCGCCCGCCCGCCGGCGCGACCGGAGAAGAGGCCTGGCACTACCGCTACACGCAGGGCCGCTTCCCGGCGTCCGTGCGGGCGCGGCTGATCGACGACTCGGGCGCGGTCCTGCCCTGGGACAACGAGGCGGTCGGCGAGCTGGAGGTTCAGGGCCCGTGGATCGCCGGCTCCTACTACGGCGGCGCGGAGGTCGACCCGGACAAGTTCCACGACGGCTGGCTGCGCACCGGCGACGTCGGCAAGATCAGCCCCGACGGCTACCTGACGCTGACCGACCGCGCCAAGGACGTCATCAAGTCCGGCGGCGAGTGGATCTCGTCGGTCGACCTGGAGAACCAGGTCATGGGCCACCCGGCGGTCGCCGAGGCCGCGGTCGTCGGCATCCCGGACGAGAAGTGGGACGAGCGGCCGCTGGTCGCCGTCGTGCTCAAGGAGGGCCAGAGCGCCACGCCCGAGGAGCTGCGCGACTTCCTGGCCGACAAGGTCGCCAAGTGGCAGCTGCCGGAGAACTGGACCTTCGTGGACGAAGTGCCCAAGACCAGCGTCGGCAAGTTCGACAAGAAGCGCATCCGGGCGTCCTACTCCGAGGGAAAGCTCGACATCGCCCAGCTCTAA
- the mihF gene encoding integration host factor, actinobacterial type: MALPTLTPEQRAEALAKAAEARKARSELLASIKSGKESIEKVLKQAKENKTIGKTKVTQLLKAVPGLGAVKVAALLEQAGIDPDRRAAGLGERQREALIDALK; this comes from the coding sequence TTGGCTCTGCCTACGTTGACTCCGGAGCAGCGCGCCGAGGCCCTGGCCAAGGCCGCCGAGGCTCGCAAGGCGCGTTCGGAGCTGCTCGCGTCGATCAAGTCCGGCAAGGAGAGCATCGAGAAGGTGCTCAAGCAGGCCAAGGAGAACAAGACGATCGGGAAGACGAAGGTCACCCAGCTGCTGAAGGCCGTCCCCGGCCTCGGCGCGGTGAAGGTCGCCGCCCTGCTCGAGCAGGCCGGCATCGACCCGGACCGGCGCGCCGCCGGCCTGGGCGAGCGCCAGCGCGAGGCGCTCATCGACGCGCTCAAGTAG
- a CDS encoding isochorismate synthase — translation MSADSSGARPQTPAGGQNPPDLQKSVGPATPADLAARYRRGDFLFTTAQRALLAQGTLRTVTETDPRRLASAIPGVLAETGAPLAVGVLPFDTGPDTKVPGHLVVPRTVHRSEGTSSRARADLPAPARVRAVPSPEQHMANVCAAVEALAARDLRKAVLARALDLEFDAPVPAERVVRNLAAGNPRHFTYAAELPGGRSLVGATPELLLRRTGRTVFSSPHAGSMPRSADPATDRANGEALRTSRKDQVEHAVVIDYLVEALRPFCRTLDVPAEPELVTTPAIWHLRTPITGELADPDITALDLAAALHPTPAICGTPTEGARELVQELEPFDRDYYAGAVGWVDTTGDGEWAVAIRCAEIASTSMRLYAGGGIVPASDPRAELDETTAKFRTLLAAMGLEDGV, via the coding sequence GTGAGCGCCGACTCTTCCGGGGCCCGGCCCCAGACCCCAGCCGGGGGGCAAAACCCCCCGGACCTGCAGAAATCGGTCGGTCCGGCAACCCCGGCCGACCTCGCCGCGCGCTACCGGCGGGGCGACTTCCTGTTCACGACCGCCCAGCGCGCACTCCTCGCGCAGGGCACCCTCCGGACCGTCACCGAGACGGACCCCCGGCGGCTCGCCTCGGCGATCCCGGGTGTCCTGGCCGAGACCGGTGCCCCGCTGGCGGTCGGCGTCCTGCCGTTCGACACCGGGCCCGACACGAAGGTGCCGGGTCACCTCGTCGTACCCCGGACCGTCCACCGGTCCGAAGGGACGTCATCGCGGGCGCGGGCGGACCTGCCGGCGCCTGCGCGGGTGCGCGCGGTGCCGTCGCCGGAGCAGCACATGGCGAACGTGTGTGCCGCCGTCGAGGCGCTCGCCGCGCGTGACCTGCGCAAAGCCGTGCTGGCCCGTGCGCTCGACCTCGAGTTCGACGCGCCGGTGCCCGCCGAACGCGTCGTGCGCAACCTGGCGGCCGGCAATCCCCGGCACTTCACGTACGCGGCCGAGCTGCCGGGCGGGCGTTCGCTCGTCGGCGCGACGCCGGAGCTGCTGCTGCGCCGCACCGGCCGCACGGTGTTCTCGTCGCCGCACGCCGGCTCGATGCCCCGGTCCGCGGACCCGGCGACCGACCGCGCCAACGGTGAGGCGCTGCGGACGTCCCGCAAGGACCAGGTCGAGCACGCCGTGGTGATCGACTACCTGGTCGAGGCCCTGCGGCCGTTCTGCCGGACGCTGGACGTCCCGGCCGAGCCGGAGCTGGTCACGACACCGGCGATCTGGCACCTGCGCACCCCGATCACGGGCGAGCTGGCCGACCCGGACATCACGGCGCTCGACCTGGCGGCCGCGCTGCACCCGACCCCGGCGATCTGCGGCACGCCGACCGAGGGCGCGCGCGAGCTGGTTCAGGAGCTGGAGCCGTTCGACCGCGACTACTACGCGGGCGCGGTCGGCTGGGTCGACACGACGGGCGACGGCGAGTGGGCGGTGGCGATCCGCTGCGCGGAGATCGCGTCGACGTCGATGCGGCTGTACGCGGGCGGCGGCATCGTCCCGGCTTCGGACCCGCGGGCGGAGCTGGACGAGACGACGGCGAAGTTCCGCACGCTGCTGGCGGCGATGGGCCTGGAGGACGGCGTCTAG
- a CDS encoding 4'-phosphopantetheinyl transferase family protein → MEIVVRWSSPLPAEARFLRLLDDVEHGRFEAYRQDADKRRFLTGRVLAKMVAAERLGVPAEAVKFDATCEDCGKPHGRPRIPGQDLTLSISHSGELIGVAATPSVPVGLDVETATRRTDDGLIEYALSPAETAHLTGLTAEEKAAAFFVYWTRKEAVMKATGRGLRIPLKSITFSRYDEPARLAAAEDPALDPARTRLVDLKAADGYRAAIAVLTTDELSVTEEHWVP, encoded by the coding sequence ATGGAGATCGTGGTCCGCTGGTCGTCGCCGTTGCCCGCCGAAGCGCGCTTCCTGCGTCTGCTGGACGACGTCGAACACGGCCGCTTCGAGGCCTACCGGCAGGATGCGGACAAGCGCCGGTTCCTCACCGGCCGCGTCCTCGCCAAGATGGTGGCGGCGGAACGGCTGGGCGTGCCCGCCGAGGCTGTGAAGTTCGACGCGACCTGCGAAGACTGCGGAAAGCCGCACGGCAGGCCGCGGATCCCGGGCCAGGACCTCACGCTGTCGATCTCGCACTCGGGCGAGCTGATCGGCGTCGCGGCGACGCCGTCGGTGCCGGTCGGACTGGACGTCGAGACGGCCACCCGCCGCACCGACGACGGCCTCATCGAGTACGCCCTCAGCCCCGCCGAGACCGCCCACCTGACCGGGCTGACCGCGGAGGAGAAGGCCGCGGCGTTCTTCGTCTACTGGACGCGCAAGGAAGCGGTGATGAAAGCGACCGGCCGCGGCCTGCGCATCCCGCTCAAGAGCATCACGTTCTCCCGCTACGACGAGCCCGCCCGCCTCGCCGCCGCCGAGGACCCGGCCCTGGACCCCGCCCGCACCCGGCTGGTCGACCTCAAGGCGGCGGACGGCTACCGGGCGGCCATCGCCGTGCTGACCACCGACGAGCTGTCGGTGACCGAAGAGCACTGGGTGCCCTAG
- a CDS encoding acyl-CoA dehydrogenase family protein, which translates to MDFSLSTEEREVRDWVRTFVQRELIPLEPEVLRRERAHQPGLTGEELRDLQLKAKASGFWGVLTPEEYGGMGLSAVMAALLEAELGRTFVPFRFGGAADNILFHANEEQKQTYLLPTISGERKSCFAITEPGAGSDAKAIRTTARKDGTDWIINGEKTFITGGNEADFTMVFAITDPEKGANGGVTCFLVDREAGWKSEYIDTMGEWGPASLIFQDVRVPETQILGEEGRGFELAMQWIGQGRYLLPARAIGSCERLISMAIEHANTRETFGQKIAERQAIQWMIADSGVELEALRWLVLNAAWQVDQGMDSRHAQSMAKLYGGQKANEIVDRVLQIHGGMGYTRELPIERWYRELRLLRIYEGTDEIQRRTIARNLLKGHVKVGGVLG; encoded by the coding sequence ATGGATTTCTCTCTCAGCACCGAAGAACGGGAAGTGCGCGACTGGGTCCGCACGTTCGTCCAGCGCGAGCTGATCCCCCTCGAGCCGGAAGTCCTGCGCCGCGAGCGTGCCCACCAGCCCGGCCTCACCGGCGAGGAACTCCGGGACCTCCAGCTCAAGGCGAAGGCATCCGGCTTCTGGGGCGTCCTGACCCCGGAGGAGTACGGCGGCATGGGCCTGTCCGCCGTCATGGCCGCGCTGCTGGAGGCCGAGCTGGGACGCACCTTCGTGCCCTTCCGCTTCGGCGGGGCCGCCGACAACATCCTCTTCCACGCCAACGAGGAGCAGAAGCAGACCTACCTGTTGCCGACCATCTCCGGCGAGCGCAAGTCGTGCTTCGCGATCACCGAGCCCGGCGCCGGGTCGGATGCCAAGGCCATCCGGACCACCGCCCGCAAGGACGGCACCGACTGGATCATCAACGGCGAGAAGACCTTCATCACCGGCGGCAACGAGGCCGACTTCACCATGGTCTTCGCCATCACCGACCCGGAGAAGGGCGCGAACGGCGGGGTCACCTGCTTCCTCGTCGACCGGGAGGCCGGCTGGAAGTCCGAGTACATCGACACCATGGGCGAGTGGGGGCCCGCGTCGCTGATCTTCCAGGACGTCCGCGTGCCCGAGACGCAGATCCTCGGCGAGGAGGGCCGCGGCTTCGAGCTGGCCATGCAGTGGATCGGCCAGGGCCGCTACCTGCTGCCCGCCCGCGCGATCGGCTCCTGCGAGCGGCTCATCTCCATGGCCATCGAGCACGCCAACACGCGCGAGACGTTCGGGCAGAAGATCGCCGAACGGCAGGCCATCCAGTGGATGATCGCCGACTCCGGGGTCGAGCTCGAGGCGCTGCGGTGGCTGGTCCTCAACGCCGCCTGGCAGGTCGACCAGGGGATGGACTCGCGGCACGCGCAGTCGATGGCGAAGCTGTACGGCGGCCAGAAGGCCAACGAGATCGTCGACCGCGTCCTGCAGATCCACGGCGGCATGGGCTACACGCGGGAGCTGCCGATCGAGCGGTGGTACCGCGAGCTGCGGCTGCTGCGCATCTACGAAGGCACCGACGAGATCCAGCGCCGCACCATCGCGCGCAACCTGCTCAAGGGGCACGTGAAGGTCGGCGGCGTGCTGGGCTGA
- a CDS encoding TetR/AcrR family transcriptional regulator: MAVSSRERVRAAAVKLFAAKGFHGTGIRDLAQEAELSSASLYHYMGTKEDLLAEIMHTALNRLLDAAREATAGSADPVHRLRTLVALHVLAHAVGPAETRVVDNEVDVLSPAAREPVVALRDAYERLWAAAIDEGVAAGVFHTEHPAVTRLALLEMCSGVARWYSPRGPLALEELAGHYAELASRALGCTSEPGAADLRRCREIVAKEWGVSV; the protein is encoded by the coding sequence ATGGCTGTGAGCAGCCGGGAGCGGGTGCGCGCGGCGGCGGTGAAGCTGTTCGCCGCCAAGGGCTTCCACGGCACCGGCATCCGGGACCTGGCGCAGGAGGCCGAACTTTCGTCGGCGAGCCTGTACCACTACATGGGCACCAAGGAGGATCTGCTCGCGGAGATCATGCACACGGCGCTGAACCGGCTGCTGGACGCCGCCCGCGAGGCGACGGCGGGCAGCGCAGACCCCGTCCACCGGCTGCGGACGCTGGTCGCGCTGCACGTGCTCGCGCACGCGGTCGGCCCGGCGGAAACCCGGGTGGTGGACAACGAAGTCGACGTGCTGTCCCCGGCCGCGCGTGAGCCGGTGGTGGCCCTGCGCGACGCGTACGAGCGGCTCTGGGCGGCGGCGATCGACGAAGGCGTCGCGGCCGGGGTGTTCCACACCGAACACCCGGCGGTGACCCGGCTGGCGCTGCTGGAGATGTGCAGCGGCGTGGCGAGGTGGTATTCGCCACGTGGCCCGCTGGCGCTGGAGGAGCTGGCCGGGCACTACGCGGAGCTGGCGTCGAGGGCGCTGGGCTGCACGTCGGAGCCGGGTGCCGCCGACTTGCGCCGCTGCCGGGAAATCGTCGCGAAAGAGTGGGGAGTGTCCGTTTAG
- a CDS encoding ATP-dependent acyl-CoA ligase has product MTPLTEIGTLAQLVTRAAALWPDRPAWVFDEDDRRFTFADVDRESSRIAAALAGRGIAPGDRVAVMLRNQPEFPLTWLALAKLGAVLVPVNTNYREFDGAHVLRHSGAKLVVAAAEFTELLGRIGAAEVVTPDRLTAAAEPPRFTPVPELPVNIQYTSGTTGAPKGCVLPNRYWTTLAVGLATDFPAVGADDVLLTAQPFHYIDPQWNVALGLAAGATLVVLDRFHPSTFWAKVREYGVTWFYCLGLMPTLLLRQEPTAADRDHRVRAICASAIPHELHAELEARWGVPWYEAFGMTETGGDIRMTVADHDETVGTGCIGRPSRDREVMIAGEDGKPLPRGETGELLIRGIGLMHGYHDDPEATAKAFRNGWFHTGDLARMDDAGRVYYVGRTKDMIRRSGENVSADEVERALLLHPAVRLAAVVAVPDELRGEEIKAYVVCDGERPDPASLVEFCSEKLAYFKVPRFWAFADELPMTPSERVAKGELRKVADPRAGSWDAKAGAWL; this is encoded by the coding sequence GTGACGCCGCTCACCGAAATCGGGACGCTCGCCCAGCTCGTGACGCGGGCGGCCGCGCTCTGGCCGGACCGCCCGGCCTGGGTGTTCGACGAGGACGACCGGCGCTTCACCTTCGCCGACGTCGATCGCGAAAGCTCCCGGATCGCCGCGGCGCTGGCCGGACGCGGGATCGCGCCGGGCGACCGGGTCGCGGTGATGCTGCGCAACCAGCCCGAGTTCCCGCTCACCTGGCTCGCGCTGGCCAAGCTCGGCGCGGTGCTGGTGCCGGTCAACACCAACTACCGCGAGTTCGACGGCGCCCACGTGCTCCGCCACTCCGGCGCGAAGCTGGTCGTCGCCGCGGCGGAGTTCACCGAGCTGCTCGGCCGGATCGGCGCCGCCGAGGTCGTCACCCCGGACCGGCTCACCGCGGCCGCCGAACCACCGCGTTTCACGCCGGTGCCCGAGCTGCCGGTGAACATCCAGTACACCTCCGGCACCACCGGCGCCCCCAAGGGCTGCGTCCTGCCGAACCGGTACTGGACGACCCTCGCCGTCGGCCTGGCCACCGACTTCCCCGCCGTCGGCGCGGACGACGTGCTGCTCACCGCGCAGCCGTTCCACTACATCGATCCACAGTGGAACGTCGCGCTGGGCCTCGCCGCCGGCGCCACCCTCGTCGTGCTGGACCGCTTCCACCCCAGCACGTTCTGGGCGAAGGTCCGCGAGTACGGCGTCACGTGGTTCTACTGCCTCGGCCTGATGCCGACGCTGCTGCTGCGGCAGGAGCCGACGGCGGCCGACCGCGACCACCGCGTCCGAGCGATCTGCGCGTCCGCGATCCCGCACGAGCTGCACGCCGAGCTGGAGGCGCGCTGGGGCGTGCCGTGGTACGAGGCGTTCGGCATGACCGAGACCGGCGGCGACATCCGGATGACCGTCGCCGACCACGACGAGACCGTGGGCACCGGCTGCATCGGGCGGCCGTCCCGCGACCGCGAGGTGATGATCGCCGGCGAGGACGGGAAGCCGCTGCCGCGTGGGGAAACGGGCGAGCTGCTGATCCGCGGGATCGGGCTGATGCACGGCTACCACGACGACCCCGAAGCGACGGCGAAGGCGTTCCGGAACGGCTGGTTCCACACCGGCGACCTGGCCCGGATGGACGACGCCGGCCGCGTGTACTACGTCGGCCGCACGAAGGACATGATCCGCCGCAGCGGCGAGAACGTCTCCGCCGACGAGGTCGAGCGGGCCCTGCTGCTGCACCCGGCGGTGCGGCTCGCGGCCGTCGTCGCGGTACCCGACGAGCTGCGCGGCGAGGAGATCAAGGCGTACGTCGTGTGCGACGGCGAGCGTCCGGACCCGGCCTCGCTGGTCGAGTTCTGTTCGGAAAAGCTCGCGTACTTCAAGGTTCCGCGGTTCTGGGCGTTCGCCGACGAGCTGCCGATGACGCCGTCGGAACGGGTGGCCAAGGGCGAGCTGCGGAAGGTGGCCGACCCGCGCGCCGGGTCGTGGGACGCCAAGGCGGGCGCATGGCTGTGA
- a CDS encoding enoyl-CoA hydratase/isomerase family protein yields MPTVEFAVEDGIAQIRLNRPERLNAVATELVDDFLTALGAAARSDARVVVLSGNGRAFCAGHDLKEPTPPGDSRARLDRLQDVTRRLRALRQPVIAAVHGYAIGAGAEFALGCDLILAAEDAVFAFPEVSLGLSVTGAASRLLPLLVGPLKAKELLLLGERFDGRKAAELGMVNAAVPADRLQAEALTWAKRIAGHPPAAAAMAKRVLDTPIDVEPALELEVSHALITEHSAAVAASTEAFRSRS; encoded by the coding sequence ATGCCCACCGTGGAGTTCGCCGTCGAGGACGGCATCGCGCAGATCCGGCTGAACCGGCCCGAGCGGCTGAACGCGGTCGCCACCGAGCTGGTCGACGACTTCCTCACCGCGCTCGGCGCCGCGGCGCGCAGCGATGCCCGCGTCGTCGTGCTCTCCGGCAACGGCCGCGCCTTCTGCGCCGGTCACGACCTCAAGGAACCCACCCCGCCGGGCGATTCGCGGGCCCGGCTGGACCGGCTCCAGGACGTCACCCGGCGGCTGCGGGCACTGCGGCAACCGGTGATCGCGGCGGTGCACGGCTACGCGATCGGCGCCGGCGCGGAGTTCGCGCTCGGCTGCGACCTGATCCTGGCGGCCGAGGACGCCGTGTTCGCCTTCCCGGAGGTCTCGCTGGGCCTGAGCGTCACGGGCGCGGCGTCGCGGCTGCTCCCGCTGCTGGTCGGCCCGCTCAAGGCGAAGGAGCTGCTGCTGCTCGGCGAGCGCTTCGACGGCCGGAAGGCCGCCGAGCTGGGCATGGTCAACGCCGCCGTCCCCGCCGACCGGCTGCAAGCGGAGGCCCTGACCTGGGCCAAGCGGATCGCCGGGCATCCCCCGGCCGCCGCGGCCATGGCGAAGCGCGTCCTCGACACGCCCATCGACGTCGAGCCCGCCCTCGAACTGGAGGTCAGCCACGCCCTGATCACCGAGCACTCGGCCGCGGTCGCCGCCTCCACCGAAGCCTTCCGGAGCCGGTCGTGA
- a CDS encoding amidohydrolase → MRVDAVYENATVWTGAGVTSALAVLHGRVVALGDDARELSARSRVDLAGGFVVPGFHDAHNHMAWFGMGLDDVPLGDCRSVEEVYDAVAARAATLPPGSWVIGSGYDQNKLVGGHPDRHGLDRAAPGMLVRLKHTSGHMTVVNSAVLDQLDLAHVPVGGDVVLAGDGSPTGLLREQAQLLLRPLTYPTPVSRVVRGLDRASERYLSEGITSVQEAGIGGGLVGETPAELAAYQEARDRGVLRVRATVMVAASVLHDLPDGAGFGLDLGLRTGLGDEWLRVGPIKLFADGSLVGRTCAMHEPFDGEPENRGYFQVPEDEIARTIRRAHDAGWQIATHAIGDRAITVVIDAYEAALAASPRPDHRHRIEHCAVLQPAELSRLASLGLLASPQGRFVNELGDGMRAALGESRVPWCYRLRSVLDAGCVLPASSDRPVVNGAPLLALADMVRRRTASGAPFAPEEALTPEEALRAYTYGSAYATFAERDLGTLEPGKLADFAVLSGSPLDESGLDDLSVQGTAVGGELCYQA, encoded by the coding sequence ATGCGGGTCGATGCGGTCTACGAGAACGCCACGGTGTGGACGGGCGCGGGCGTCACCAGCGCCCTCGCCGTGCTGCACGGCCGGGTGGTCGCGCTGGGCGACGACGCCCGCGAGCTGTCCGCGCGCTCGCGGGTGGACCTGGCCGGCGGCTTCGTCGTGCCGGGATTCCACGACGCGCACAACCACATGGCGTGGTTCGGGATGGGCCTCGACGACGTCCCGCTGGGGGACTGCCGCAGCGTCGAGGAGGTCTACGACGCCGTTGCCGCGCGGGCCGCGACGCTGCCGCCCGGCAGCTGGGTGATCGGCAGCGGGTACGACCAGAACAAGCTGGTGGGCGGACATCCGGACCGGCACGGGCTGGACCGGGCGGCGCCGGGCATGCTCGTGCGGCTGAAGCACACGTCCGGGCACATGACCGTGGTCAACTCGGCCGTGCTCGACCAGCTGGACCTGGCCCACGTGCCGGTGGGCGGTGATGTCGTGCTCGCCGGAGACGGCTCGCCGACCGGCCTGCTGCGCGAGCAGGCGCAGCTGCTGCTGCGGCCGCTGACCTACCCGACGCCGGTTTCGCGGGTCGTGCGCGGGCTGGACCGGGCGTCCGAGCGGTACCTCTCGGAAGGCATCACCAGCGTCCAGGAGGCCGGGATCGGCGGCGGGCTGGTCGGCGAGACACCCGCCGAGCTGGCCGCCTACCAGGAGGCGCGCGACCGCGGGGTGCTGCGGGTGCGCGCCACCGTGATGGTCGCCGCGAGCGTGCTGCATGACCTGCCCGACGGCGCCGGGTTCGGCCTGGACCTCGGCCTGCGCACCGGGCTCGGCGACGAGTGGCTGCGGGTCGGGCCCATCAAGCTCTTCGCCGACGGTTCCCTGGTCGGCCGGACCTGCGCGATGCACGAGCCCTTCGACGGCGAGCCGGAGAACCGCGGCTACTTCCAGGTGCCGGAGGACGAGATCGCCCGCACGATCCGCCGGGCGCACGACGCGGGCTGGCAGATCGCGACGCACGCGATCGGCGACCGCGCGATCACCGTCGTCATCGACGCGTACGAAGCCGCGTTGGCCGCTTCGCCGCGTCCGGACCACCGGCACCGCATCGAACACTGCGCGGTGCTTCAGCCCGCGGAGCTCTCCCGGCTCGCTTCGCTGGGATTGCTCGCTTCGCCACAGGGACGCTTCGTCAACGAGCTGGGCGACGGCATGCGCGCCGCGCTCGGCGAGTCTCGCGTTCCCTGGTGTTACCGGCTGCGAAGCGTTCTCGACGCGGGTTGTGTGCTTCCCGCCTCTTCGGACCGCCCTGTGGTCAACGGCGCCCCGCTGCTCGCGCTGGCCGACATGGTGCGCCGGCGCACGGCGTCAGGCGCGCCCTTCGCGCCCGAAGAGGCGTTGACGCCGGAGGAGGCGTTGCGCGCGTACACGTACGGCTCGGCGTACGCGACCTTCGCGGAGCGCGACCTGGGCACGCTCGAACCCGGGAAGCTCGCCGACTTCGCCGTGCTGTCCGGATCGCCCCTGGACGAGTCCGGTTTGGACGACCTCAGCGTGCAAGGGACGGCTGTCGGCGGCGAACTGTGTTACCAGGCGTGA
- a CDS encoding GNAT family N-acetyltransferase, translated as MPVRDAVSEDLEEICALIEEHAVYENHDLKLDRAELGGHLFGPDPKAWVLIATPPGEPTTVAGFAFCSWNFSTWEGRPGIWLDDLFVRPAYRRHGLGGELLGELRRRTTGRVEWDMQAGNEKAEAFYAQLGAEPVPGWIRYRWRP; from the coding sequence ATGCCCGTCCGCGACGCCGTCTCCGAAGACCTCGAAGAGATCTGCGCGCTCATCGAGGAGCACGCGGTCTACGAGAACCACGACCTCAAGCTCGACCGCGCCGAGCTGGGCGGGCACCTGTTCGGACCCGACCCGAAGGCGTGGGTGCTGATCGCGACGCCGCCCGGCGAGCCCACGACGGTGGCCGGCTTCGCCTTCTGCAGCTGGAACTTCTCCACCTGGGAGGGCAGGCCGGGGATCTGGCTGGACGACCTGTTCGTCCGGCCCGCGTACCGCAGGCACGGCCTCGGCGGCGAGCTGCTCGGTGAGCTGCGCCGCCGCACCACCGGGCGCGTCGAGTGGGACATGCAGGCGGGCAACGAGAAAGCGGAGGCGTTCTACGCCCAGCTCGGCGCGGAGCCGGTGCCCGGCTGGATCCGCTACCGCTGGCGGCCGTGA
- a CDS encoding metal-dependent transcriptional regulator, producing the protein MGDGSVRRSSSVEDYVRVIYGLVERGEAVTNTSLAGRLEVSPSSASGMVTKLSQLGLVTHVPYRGIELTADGRLLARSVLRRHRLIETYLVSELGYTWDEVHAEADALEHAVSDRLVERIAAKLGNPVRDPHGDPIPAPDGSVEELPVRILDDLPPGAVGEIVRVWDTDPELLRYLTEHAINLGERIEVVERQPFGGPMVVKVGSPPDAATHAIGKEIAQALSVTLR; encoded by the coding sequence ATGGGAGATGGTTCGGTCCGGAGGTCCTCGTCGGTCGAGGACTACGTCCGGGTGATCTACGGCCTGGTCGAACGGGGTGAGGCGGTCACGAACACCTCGCTCGCCGGCCGGCTCGAGGTCAGCCCGTCCTCGGCGTCGGGGATGGTCACGAAGCTGTCCCAGCTCGGCCTGGTCACCCACGTGCCCTACCGCGGGATCGAGCTCACCGCCGACGGCCGCCTGCTGGCGCGCTCGGTGCTGCGGCGGCACCGCCTGATCGAGACGTACCTGGTTTCGGAGCTCGGCTACACGTGGGACGAGGTCCACGCGGAGGCGGACGCGCTCGAGCACGCGGTGTCGGACCGCTTGGTGGAGCGCATCGCGGCGAAGCTGGGCAACCCGGTCCGCGACCCCCACGGCGACCCGATCCCGGCTCCCGACGGCAGCGTGGAGGAGCTGCCGGTCCGCATCCTCGACGACCTGCCGCCGGGCGCGGTGGGCGAGATCGTCCGCGTCTGGGACACGGACCCGGAGCTGCTGCGCTACCTGACGGAACACGCGATCAACCTGGGCGAGCGCATCGAGGTGGTGGAGCGCCAGCCGTTCGGCGGCCCGATGGTGGTCAAGGTGGGCTCCCCGCCGGACGCGGCCACGCACGCCATCGGCAAGGAGATCGCGCAGGCGCTGTCGGTCACCCTGCGCTGA